A stretch of the Arachis stenosperma cultivar V10309 chromosome 6, arast.V10309.gnm1.PFL2, whole genome shotgun sequence genome encodes the following:
- the LOC130934051 gene encoding uncharacterized protein LOC130934051 — protein sequence MDLTQAGVARKLQLEELECLRNEAYENARIYKEKTKGFYDHHIRKKDFQEGDEVLLYNSRLRFMPGKLRSRWEGPFKVKEIKPYGVVELFDPKSEATFKVNGHRVKKYHGYMLPKDLEVFLLADAPREEEA from the coding sequence ATGGATTTGACCCAAGCTGGAGTAGCCAGAAAATTGCAGCTAGAGGAGCTCGAGTGTTTGAGGAACGAAGCATATGAGAATGCCCGGATTTACAAAGAAAAAACTAAAGGATTCTATGACCATCACATCCGGAAGAAGGACTTCCAAGAAGGTGATGAGGTTCTCCTCTACAATTCCAGGCTTCGTTTCATGCCTGGCAAGCTCCGCTCTAGATGGGAAGGACCTTTCAAGGTGAAGGAGATAAAGCCTTATGGAGTGGTGGAATTGTTTGATCCTAAAAGTGAAGCAACTTTCAAGGTGAATGGACATAGAGTGAAGAAGTACCATGGATACATGCTCCCAAAAGACCTAGAGGTGTTCCTATTGGCAGATGCACctagagaagaagaagcttgA
- the LOC130934052 gene encoding uncharacterized protein LOC130934052, whose translation MYQQPMLFCEIFDVWGIDFMGPFPNSNGYLYILLAVDYVSKWVEEIPTRLDDANTVISFIRNYIVCRYRSPRAIVSDQGSHFCNRKVEALFKRYRVATTNNPQTNGQAKVSNRDIKRILEKVVNPQRKDWSLRLGDALWAYTTAYKTLLGMSLFRIVYGWPPRKARRKLQGNQPQRGHPQSRSKAHSSLGAKHLSKKMKAPAPIDVNEKSKPAKDSSRFPNRFCELMFPFMVERNYHAEHLLTPPDKVAPCILPRIEQRG comes from the exons ATGTATCAACAGCCTATGTTGTTCTGTGAgatatttgatgtatggggcattgactttatgggaccgTTTCCCAATTCCAATGGGTATCTGTATATCCTGTTAGCGGTTGACTACGTGTCAAAGTGGGTAGAAGAAATACCTACCCGCCTTGACGATGCCAATACCGTCATTTCTTTTATCAGAAACTATATTGTGTGCCGTTATAGGTcgccacgagcaatcgtgagcgaccAAGGATCCCACTTTTGTAACAGAAAGGTAGAGGCACTGTTCAAGCGCTATAGAGTTGCAACTACTAATAATCCACAAACCAACGGACAAGCGAAAGTGTCCAACCGGGATATTAAGAGAATCTTGGAGAAAGTAGTCAATCCACAAAGGAAGGATTGGAGCCTCCGGTTAGGAGATGCATTATGGGCGTATACAACGGCCTACAAGACTCTGTTGGGGATGAGTCTCTTCCGGATTGTCTATG gatggccaccaagaaaggcaaggagAAAGCTTCAAGGAAACCAGCCACAAAGAGGGCACCCCCAGTCACGCTCTAAGGCACACTCTTCACTAGGAGCCAAACATCTATCTAAGAAGATGAAGGCACCCGCTCCTATTGATGTGAATGAAAAGAGCAAACCGGCAAAAGATTCTTCAAGGTTCCCCAACCGCTTCTGTGAACTTATGTTCCCCTTCATGGTTGAAAGGAACTATCATGCTGAGCATCTACTCACTCCGCCGGATAAAGTTGCTCCTTGCATTCTACCCCGCATTGAACAGCGAGGATGA